Part of the Polyangiaceae bacterium genome, CCCGGCCGGCTATCCCAGCATGGTCCTGGTCACCGCGAGCGGCTTGGACACCGATCCCGGCACCGGCGTCACCGTTTGCCCATCGAAGGTCGGTGGAGAGGGGGGCGTGGAGTGCGACGCGCCGGAGGGGGCCGTGGGCACCAAGATTCCGCTCGGGGTGCCAGCGCTTCCCGAAGCGTCTCAGGTGCGGCCGTGGACGAAGGTCTCCTGGGCATACGCGCTGCACAAGCTCCACCCGCTCGAGCTCCGGCGCCGGGGAGGTCGCGCCAACACCTACTTCAAGCGGGGCCTCGAGCTCGGGGCAGCGGCGCGCTACCTCTCCACCATCGCCTACACCCGCTACAACGAGGTGCCGCTCTGCAACAGCCCGCCGTGCGACGTCTGCCCGGACGATCCGGGCCAGGCGGCGAACGATCGGCTGAAGCTGCTCTGTGCGCTGGAGCAGGAGCTACAGTTCAAGCTCGACCGCATCGTGCGCCGCGAGAACATCTACGGTTACCCGTTCAACTACGTGCCGCCAGCCTCGATGCAGACCTCGGAGCCGCTGGCGAAGCTGGATCTGGTGACGCTGGTGAAAGCGGAGATGACGCAGGCGAAAGAACAGCGTCAGTTCTGGATCGAGTACGGGGCGATCCTCAGCGGGAAGTACAACAGCGTCAACGAGGCGACCACCAAGCTCAACAACGAGATCCAGTTCCTGAACGATGCCACGGATTCCAACGGCACACTCACCCTGGGCCTAGCGCTCGCGGACCAGCGCGTCCACGACGCTGCGCTCGAGCTCGATCAGATTGCGCTGACCATCAAGCAGCTCCAGGGCATGAAGGTGCTGGTGAAGACCAGCAAGGGGTCCGGGCTGGTCGATGCTGGAGAGCTCGCTATGGGCGTCGGGCTCGCGGCGGCCTTCGGGTTCGGAGGCCCCGCGGCAGGCGCGTTCGCGCTCGGGGTACTGAAGTCAGGCTGGACCAACGGGAAGGAGGCGAGCGCGAAGCAGCAAGACAGCCAGGTCAACGCGAAGCCCGGAGACGTGTCCAAGGCGAACAAGGGCAAGGTGACGTTCAGCCAGCAGTACGACGCCGAGCTGGACAAGGACTGGGCCGAGCAGGGCGGGAACGCGACGCTCGCCGAGCTCGCAGACCAGCTCGACCCGTTGATCCAGGCATGGCTCACGGAAGTGGGCCTCAAGAGCGAGGCCTCCGCCAAGCAGTCGCTGGGAGAGGTGCTCCTCGACGCTGCGGTGCTGGCGCAGGCCATGGACGCCTACCGAGCCGCCGCGAAGTTGGGTCAGGCGATGGCCGAGCGCCGGCTCGAGGCGCAGAAGATCCTCGAGGCGGGCCGGAGAAAGGCGCAGCTCCAGGCGAGCCTCGCCACCGTGCAGGGAATCGGCTCAGGAACCTATCCGTCGGCCGAGGTGCAATACCAGATCGCGGATCTTGCCCTGCTCGCGGCGGCCACGCGCGTTGATCATGCGGGGGAGTACTTCTTCCTGCTCCGCCGCGGGGTGGAGCGGGACGCCGTGCCCCTCGACCCGGCGACGGGGAACAGCGTGCTCGCGGCGAACGAGAACGCTTTCATCAAGAACGATCCGATCTGCCAGGCCAACACGCTGGACGCGAGCTCACTCGACGTGAACCTGAAGACGCTGGACTGCTTCCATCAGCGGGTGGGCTACCTCGAGGCCTACACCGCCGGGCTCCAGAGCGCGGTCAACGTGCTCGATCTCCAGGACACCACCATCCCGCTGAGCAACTGGACCCTCGGCACCGACGCGCAGGGCCAGCCGGCGTACTCGCTGACGCTGGAGGTCACCCTGGCGAAGGCGCACCGCGACTACCGCGCCAGCCACCGGAAGCAGAAGCTCTTCGACGTGACCTTGTTCATGGAGACGAACGACCCCACGCCCGCCGCCATTCCGATCCGCATCCGGCGCCCCGAAACCAACCTGGACGTGTACTGGATCGGGCAGAACACGCCGCAGGGCGGGGGCCAGCCGAGCCCGGTGTTCGTGAGCTTCGACGTCGCACACGCCATCCCGTCGAGCCCGGGGGACCTGCTGTTCCAGCTCCTGCGCGACACCTCGACCTACCAGCGGGACGCCTTCGCGTGCAACGGCCTGGGCGTGAACAGCCCGCTCGGCGGCCAGCTCGACCTCTGCAAGCTGAGCAACCTGGAGCCGAGCTCGGTGGGCAGGGCGTACCTGGAAGGGCTCTCTCTGATCGGAGATCTCGACATCGAGATCCCTGTGGCCTCGCTCGGAGGGCGCGCGCCGACCAAGCTGTTCGCGGACGTGCGTTACACCCATGCGATCAACTACTGATGTCGGCCGGCTCGCGGCCGGCGCATTCCTGCTCTTTGCAGGCGCGTGCAGCGACGGCGAGGAAAAGGCGTCCGGGAGCGGTGGCGCGCCCTGCGTGCTCGACGCCGGCCCGGATGCCGATCCGTGCGACGGGGACGGCGACGGCCACCGCGCGGCGGCTTGCGGCGGCGACGATTGCGACGACGCGAACAAGGACGTCCATCCAGGCGCCATCGACGTCTGCGACGGTGACGACAACGACTGCGACGGCGCCGCCGACCAAGACGACGCCTGCGATTGTGCGGAGCCGCCACCGAAGCCGGGGCTGCCGTTCACCGACCGCGTGTGCCTGAAGGGGGGTTGGTTCTGGATGGGGATGGGACTGACGGATCCCCATGCGCATGAATACGCGTATGTCGCGAGTCCGATCCATCAGGTGTTTGTCTCGCCGATCCACATGGATCGCTACGAGGTCACGAACCGCCGCTACATCGCCTGCCTTGACGCGGGAATCTGCACGCTCCAGAACCTGGCCGGCACCTCCAAGACGTGGGATCGTGCCGAGCACGAGACGCCCGAGCAGCTCGATCGTCCCTTCCTTGGCGGCAGCGCCAAGAACGGCGGCGAATACTGCAAGTGGGCTGGTGGTCGACTGCCCACAGAGGCAGAGTGGGAGCGAGCCGCCGCGGGTCTCGGGGACAAGCCGCGACCCTACCCGAGCGGGATGACGCTGCCGACGTGCGCGGAGGAAGTGCTGTTCGCGTGCGGCGTTCCATCGCCCGGAGGCGAATTTCGCCTCGCCGACCGCGTCGGCACGAAGAAATCGAACCCCGACGGGCTATTCGACCTCGGAGGCAACGCGAGTGAGTGGGTGGCCGACCTGTGGTTTGATGATGCCTACTCCGCATGCGTGGCGCCCTGCAAGAACCCGTGCGTCGGATGTTCCACCGGGAAGAACATGTGGGATGACGACGGGCACGGGTCGCGCGGCCTGGATGCTGGCTCCAGCTCCGCGAAGGAAGTGTTCTACCGCGCTCAGTTCCGCGACCGGGTGAGCCAAGATCACGCCTCTCACGACATTTTCAACCAGGGCTTTCGCTGCGCGTACCCCGTCGCGTCGAAGCGGTGACTCCCGATGGCGAGCCGGGTGCCTTGGCCAGTCGCGGCGCTCACGTTCGTGACGGGCGCGTGCAGCGACGGCGAGGAAAAGGCGTCCGGGAGCGGCGGCGCGCCCTGCGTGCTCGACGCCGGCGCGGATGCCGACCCGTGGCGCGTAGGAGTTTCCATCTGTCAAAACCCACCGAGTCCAAGATACGCGGCGGCGGAGCTCGGGTCGAGTGCTGCCCGCGAACCCTCGCGCGGCGGGCGTCCGACGCAGCTCGGCAGAGATTCTCCGCGTCGCCGGCTGCGCAGGGCACAGCTCCGCCTTCGGCGAGGCGCTCACCGACGTCTCACTCCTTCCCGAACCCCAACATCAACTGCTCGGGCACGCTAACGCCGACACGGGTCGCAGGCGGGGCCCTCGGGCCGAGGCCATGCTCCGCGAGCAGGCGGGTGATCTGGGCGCGGGTGTTGGCGACCTCGGCCCAGCGCATGGGCCCCGAGCAGCGCGGGCAGGTCTCCACGTCGGCGGCGAAGACGTGAGCGAGGAGCCAGGCCCACCGCTTTCGGGGTGCGGGCGCGTCGTCCGTGTCGCCGATCAGCTCGAGCTGATCGCCGCGAGCAGGCGGGGGCTTGTTCGCGGTCGCGTCGTCGAGCGCGGGCGTGGGCACGACGAGACGCCGGCGCGAGGAGTGGCTCGAGAGTACGCCGAAGTACCGGAGCAAGTGGAATCGCGGCGGGGGCACAGCAGCGACGAGCCGCGGGATGAGGTCAGCTGGCTCGAACACGAGCGCTCGCGTGCCGTCGCGCCACACCTTCTTGAACGTCAGCTCGAGCTTGCCGTCCGCGCGGCGCTCGAGGCGGTCCTGCGCGACGGGGGGGCGCGTGATGTACTTGCAGAGCCGCTCCACGCGACGGCGGTCCCGCCCGTCCACGACCTGCACGGCGTGGATGTTGATACCGCGCACCTCTGCGATGGGCTGGTCGGTCGCATCGACGGCGCGGGGGCGCGCGGGTGGGTCGGGCGAGGCGATGAGGCGAAGCGGCGGCTGGCCAGCGCGGTCGCCGCTCACGGAGAGGCCCTGCGCGGCGGCGGCGTAGCAGGCGGCCAGGCCAGGCTCGTCGAGGGCGAGCTCTGGTGGCGTGTCCTCGACGAGCTCGGGGTCGAGGCTCTTGCCGTGCGCTCGGAGGAGCTTCTCGACGCGAGCGGCGGTGCGCGCGGCCACCTCGGCGATGTCGGTTCGCGTGGGCGTGTCGAGCTCGCGAAACTCGAGCGGCGAGCGCGGGTCGTCGTTCTCGTGAACGTAAACGCCGTCGAGCACCAGCGAGTGGAAGTGGACGTTCAGGCGCAGCGCGCTGTCCGTCCTCTGCACCGCGGCCACGCCGCCCGTGTGCGCGTCTGCGACGCTCGCTAGCCCGAGCTGGCGCTTCGCTCGCCAGCGCAGTGAGCGGTCCACCTCTGCCATGAACGCGCTCACCACCTCGGCGCAGAGCTTCCGGTCGTAGCCGAGCAAGGCTCGCAGTCCCCAGGGCAGTGAGCAGATCCAATGGCGAATGGGCACGCGCGGCAGGACGCTCTGCTCCAAGTGGACGGCGGTGTCCGCCATCCGCCGACCGAGGCAGGAGGGGCAGAATCCGCGCTGTTTGCAGGAGAAGGCGACGAGCTCGGAGTAGCCGCACTCGCGACAGACCAGATGCAGACACCCGTGCTCGAGACGCCCGCAGCGAAGGTACTCCTCGAACTCCTTCACCACGAAGCGCGGCAGTCCGCCGTGCTCCTCCGCGCGCTCGAGGAACGCCGGCCAGTGCTCCGCCACCGTCTGGTAGAGCACGGTCCTCTCCGGCCGGTGGCGGAAGCGCGAGCGCTCGGGCTGTGCGAGCGCATGTGCAGGGTGGCCCACGCCACTGCCGCCTCAGCGAGCGGCGTGCCAGCCAGGTGAACCCAAAACCCCGCTGTTTCGCTCGCTCAGCTCATGTAGGGCGGGGAGCCCACGATGGTGCCGGTCTCGGTGAGGGAGTGACTGGCGCCCGGCACCTGCGAGTCACCGACCAGCTTGGCGATGCCGAAATCCAGCACCTTCACCAGGAGCGGGTCGTCCGGGCGCTTCTGCACGATGAACACGTTGTGCGGTTTGATGTCGCGGTGGACGACGCCGCGCTCGTGGGCGCTGGCCAGGGCACCGCCCACCTGCTGCACCAGGAGCACGGTGGTCGCGAAGCTGAGCCGGCCGCCGCTCTCGAGCAACTCCGCCAGCGAGAAGCCCTCGAGGAGCTCCATCACGATGTACGGCACCGTGCCGTCGAGAGTGCCGAAGTCCATCACCTGCACCACGTTGGGGTGCGCGATGCGTGCCGTGGCCCGCGCTTCCAGCTCGAAGCGCGCGATCAGCGCCGGATCGGCCGCCACCCGCTCGGGACGGATCAGCTTCACCGCGACCTCGGTGTCGAGCCCCTCGTGGCGCGCGGCCCAGACCACGCCCATGCCGCCCTGCCCGAGCGGGTAGAGCAGGCAGAGCTTGCCCGCGAGGACGGCGCCGGCGCGGATCTCGAAGGCCACGGGCCGAGTCTAGCGTTTTTTCCGGCTGCCTTTCCGCCGCCGGCGCGCCTCCGCGTAGGCCGCGACCACGCGGCGGAACGCCGCTGCGTCGCCC contains:
- a CDS encoding SUMF1/EgtB/PvdO family nonheme iron enzyme: MRSTTDVGRLAAGAFLLFAGACSDGEEKASGSGGAPCVLDAGPDADPCDGDGDGHRAAACGGDDCDDANKDVHPGAIDVCDGDDNDCDGAADQDDACDCAEPPPKPGLPFTDRVCLKGGWFWMGMGLTDPHAHEYAYVASPIHQVFVSPIHMDRYEVTNRRYIACLDAGICTLQNLAGTSKTWDRAEHETPEQLDRPFLGGSAKNGGEYCKWAGGRLPTEAEWERAAAGLGDKPRPYPSGMTLPTCAEEVLFACGVPSPGGEFRLADRVGTKKSNPDGLFDLGGNASEWVADLWFDDAYSACVAPCKNPCVGCSTGKNMWDDDGHGSRGLDAGSSSAKEVFYRAQFRDRVSQDHASHDIFNQGFRCAYPVASKR
- a CDS encoding transposase → MLYQTVAEHWPAFLERAEEHGGLPRFVVKEFEEYLRCGRLEHGCLHLVCRECGYSELVAFSCKQRGFCPSCLGRRMADTAVHLEQSVLPRVPIRHWICSLPWGLRALLGYDRKLCAEVVSAFMAEVDRSLRWRAKRQLGLASVADAHTGGVAAVQRTDSALRLNVHFHSLVLDGVYVHENDDPRSPLEFRELDTPTRTDIAEVAARTAARVEKLLRAHGKSLDPELVEDTPPELALDEPGLAACYAAAAQGLSVSGDRAGQPPLRLIASPDPPARPRAVDATDQPIAEVRGINIHAVQVVDGRDRRRVERLCKYITRPPVAQDRLERRADGKLELTFKKVWRDGTRALVFEPADLIPRLVAAVPPPRFHLLRYFGVLSSHSSRRRLVVPTPALDDATANKPPPARGDQLELIGDTDDAPAPRKRWAWLLAHVFAADVETCPRCSGPMRWAEVANTRAQITRLLAEHGLGPRAPPATRVGVSVPEQLMLGFGKE
- a CDS encoding serine/threonine protein kinase; this translates as MAFEIRAGAVLAGKLCLLYPLGQGGMGVVWAARHEGLDTEVAVKLIRPERVAADPALIARFELEARATARIAHPNVVQVMDFGTLDGTVPYIVMELLEGFSLAELLESGGRLSFATTVLLVQQVGGALASAHERGVVHRDIKPHNVFIVQKRPDDPLLVKVLDFGIAKLVGDSQVPGASHSLTETGTIVGSPPYMS